In Candidatus Hydrogenedentota bacterium, the sequence GCCCCAGAGCTTCTCGGCTGTTTTCGTGGCGATGGTGTATTCGACCTTCATGGAGCCGCGCAGCTCAAGCACCGTCTCGGCGGTGTAGGAGCGCGTGATGCCCTTGAAGCGATCGGAGGCCCAGAGGGCGTTCAGCGCATCGACTTCGGCCTGATCGATCAGCGGGTTCTTCTTCGTTCCGTTATTACTGCTCATGTCTTGCGTTGTCCTTGTGTGCCTCTCGGCATTGGTATGGAGTTTGGGGCCTCGTTCCCGGATAAGGCCGTCTATTTAAAGGTATCAACCGGCGCCGGGCCTGGGGTCTCTCCCGGTTGCGGCAGGCCGGTCAGGGCAGTTGCTCGTAGGCGGCCAGGGTCAAGAACTCGGCCAGCTCTTCGTTGGCCGTAAACTCGTCAAACAATCGGGCGGCGGCTTCATATTTGCCACTGGCATAGCGCGCCTCGCCCACTTCCGCCTTGATGGCGTCCATCTCTTCTTTTGCGATTGCCCGAACCAGTTCAAGGGTCACCGGGCGGCCGTCGTCGAGCACGGCCTTCTTGTTGTGGACCCACTGCCAGAGCTGGGTGCGGGAGATCTCGGCGGTCGCCGCGTCTTCCATCAGGTTATACAGGGGCACGCAACCGACGCCGCTCAGCCAGGCTTCCAGATACTGGACGCCCACCTTGATGTTCTCGCGGATCCCGTGCTCGGTGATCGCGCCGGAAGGCACGGCCAGCAGGTCGGCCTGGGAAAGGGTCACATCGTCGCGCTGCTTGTCGATCTGGTTCGGTTTGCTGCCGAGAACCTTGTCAAACTCTTCCATGGCGATGGCCACCAGCGCCGGGTGGGCCACCCAGGTGCCGTCGTGTCCATCTTCAGCTTCCCGTTTCTTGTCCGTGTGCACCTTGGTCATGGCGCGCTCGTTAGCTTCGGGATCGTTCTTAATCGGGATCTGCGCAGCCATACCGCCCATGGCAAAGGTACCACGCTTGTGGCAGGTCTTGATGCAGGCCAGCGAGTAGGCGCGCATGAACGGCGTGGTCATACCAACCAGCGCGCGATCCGGCATGAGATAGTCTTCACGCTTCGCAAACTTCTTGATGAAGCTGAAGATGTAGTCCCAGCGACCGCAGTTGAGGCCCGCGCTGTGGTGGCGCAGCTCGTAGAGGATTTCTTCCATCTGGAAGGCCGCAAGAATGTGCTCGATGAGCACGGTGCCCTTCACCGTGCCCTGGGGCAGGCCAAGAAGCTCCTGCGCTTTCACGAAGATATCATTCCACAGGCGCGCTTCGAGGTAGTGCTCCATCTTCGGCAGGTAGAGATAAATGCCCGACCCCTGATCCACGCGGTACTTCGCATTGTGGAAAAAGTACAGCGCGAAATCGAATATGCTTCCGGAAGCACGCTCACCGTCCACTAACACGTGCTTTTCGGAAAGGTGCCAACCACGGGGACGAACGAGAAGCACCGCCGTCTTGTCGTTGAGTTTGTATTCTTTGCCATTGGGCGCGGTAAAGTCGATCTGGCGGCGCACGGCATCGCGCATGTTCACCTGGCCATCGAGGGTCGCTTCCCAAGTGGGACCGTGGGAATCCTCGAAGTCGGCCATGTAGGTCTTCGCGCCGGAATTCAGGGCATTGATGACCATCTTGCGATCAACCGGGCCGGTAATCTCTACCCGGCGGTCTTGAAAGTCGGCGGGCACCGGATCCACGCGCCATTCACCTTCGCGGACTTCTTTGGTCTCCGGGAAGAAGTCGGGAAGGACGCCGCTATCGAGGGCGGCCTGGCGCTCTTTGCGCTTCTCAAGTAATTCGAGTCGGCGCGGATTGAAGGCGCGGTGGAGCGTCGCGTAGAACGCAAGTGCTTCCGGGGTAAGGATTTCCCCGTGTGTGTCCGATACGGGTCCCAGGATTTCCAGGCCCTCGGGCACATTGAGTGATGCCATTGTCTTCGTCATCCTTTCAGGTGGGATAAAAATGGAAAGGGCAGACGGATCCCGTGTCGTTCTGCCTTGCCGGATGCAACAGTCGCCACTACCACTCTCATTGCGACCTTCGGAACGATACCACCGTTTGTAAGTGATTGACAAATCAGTTGTTTCAATGTTTAGTATAGCCGCCGTTAATGAAGGGTTGCTTCTAGGCTAAATAATTGCAATAATAGTCTAACGATCGGTAGAAACGGTCCGTCGTGTGAAAGGACGGATTAGACGGATACGACCGATTGGTCTGTCCTCCCGCTATTGTCCGTCCTGATGAACTTGCGCACGGAGCACCCCCATGAGCACGAATGAATTCCGCTACAAGCAGAATCGCCTTCAACAACTTCGCGGCTTCTGCTATGCCGCCGCCGATGGTAGTATTTCGAAGGCCGCCGAGCGGATGTTTCTCAGTCAGCCATCGGTGTCCCTTCAGATTCAGGCCCTGGAACGGGAACTGGAGGTGACGCTGTTTGAGCGGCGCGGCCCGAAAATCAAACTTACACCGGATGGCGAATTGCTTTTCGAGCTGTCCATGCCGCTGGTGGAACGTATCGATAACTTGCCTGACGAATTCTCGGCGCGGCGGGGCAACGTGGAGCAGGGGCGCATCGATGTTGCGGCGGGCTGGTCCACTATTCTGTATGTGTTGCCCGCCTACGTGGAGCGCTTTCGCAGGGCCCATCCAAACATCGAGCTGAAGCTGCACAACGTCACCGGGGCCGAGGGCCTCGCCCAGTTGCGCGCGGGGCATGTCGATTTCGCGGTTGGCCCCCTGTTGAACGTGCCGGACGACGTAGTCTTCCACCCCATCGTCAGCTACGAGCCCATGCTTATCACGGCGCTGGGGCATCCCCTGGCGGATCTGAAGTATCTGACCTTAAAACAGATCAGCAAGTATCCGCTGATCCTGCCGCCGCGCCATCTGAGCACTTGGAGCACGGTGGACTCGGTCTTCAAGGCCCAGGGCCTCCCCTACGAGGTGG encodes:
- the aceB gene encoding malate synthase A, with product MASLNVPEGLEILGPVSDTHGEILTPEALAFYATLHRAFNPRRLELLEKRKERQAALDSGVLPDFFPETKEVREGEWRVDPVPADFQDRRVEITGPVDRKMVINALNSGAKTYMADFEDSHGPTWEATLDGQVNMRDAVRRQIDFTAPNGKEYKLNDKTAVLLVRPRGWHLSEKHVLVDGERASGSIFDFALYFFHNAKYRVDQGSGIYLYLPKMEHYLEARLWNDIFVKAQELLGLPQGTVKGTVLIEHILAAFQMEEILYELRHHSAGLNCGRWDYIFSFIKKFAKREDYLMPDRALVGMTTPFMRAYSLACIKTCHKRGTFAMGGMAAQIPIKNDPEANERAMTKVHTDKKREAEDGHDGTWVAHPALVAIAMEEFDKVLGSKPNQIDKQRDDVTLSQADLLAVPSGAITEHGIRENIKVGVQYLEAWLSGVGCVPLYNLMEDAATAEISRTQLWQWVHNKKAVLDDGRPVTLELVRAIAKEEMDAIKAEVGEARYASGKYEAAARLFDEFTANEELAEFLTLAAYEQLP
- a CDS encoding LysR family transcriptional regulator; the encoded protein is MSTNEFRYKQNRLQQLRGFCYAAADGSISKAAERMFLSQPSVSLQIQALERELEVTLFERRGPKIKLTPDGELLFELSMPLVERIDNLPDEFSARRGNVEQGRIDVAAGWSTILYVLPAYVERFRRAHPNIELKLHNVTGAEGLAQLRAGHVDFAVGPLLNVPDDVVFHPIVSYEPMLITALGHPLADLKYLTLKQISKYPLILPPRHLSTWSTVDSVFKAQGLPYEVAMEVGGWEVIKKYVELGLGISVVMSICITGEEKLSVVPVGNFFPDRVYGVVMRKGKFLSPQARRFIELMLPGVEL